The following coding sequences lie in one Haladaptatus sp. DJG-WS-42 genomic window:
- a CDS encoding DsbA family oxidoreductase → MSQQQGESITVFSDYVCPFCYLGRHSLSQYQDSREEPLDIDWHPFDLRSQKRNADGSIDFSVDDGKDDDYYAQAKENVRQLQEKYDVEMTLDLATDIDSLPAQMASFYVKQEYPEQWLDFDEAIFTALWIEGKDIGDRDVLFELAEETGIDPEELDLALDDETLREQVFAKFSEAHEYGVTGVPTFAYDGYAARGAVPPEQLDRLVDGV, encoded by the coding sequence ATGAGCCAGCAACAAGGAGAATCCATCACCGTCTTTTCGGACTACGTCTGTCCGTTTTGCTATCTGGGCCGCCACTCGCTTAGCCAGTATCAAGACTCGCGCGAAGAACCGCTCGACATCGACTGGCATCCGTTCGACCTGCGCAGCCAGAAGCGCAACGCCGACGGCTCGATTGATTTCTCGGTCGATGACGGCAAGGACGACGACTACTACGCGCAGGCAAAGGAGAACGTGCGTCAGTTACAGGAAAAATACGACGTTGAGATGACGCTCGACCTCGCGACGGACATCGACTCGCTGCCGGCGCAGATGGCCTCGTTCTACGTCAAACAGGAGTATCCCGAGCAATGGCTCGACTTTGACGAAGCCATCTTCACCGCACTCTGGATCGAGGGCAAAGATATCGGCGACCGCGATGTCCTCTTCGAACTCGCAGAAGAGACTGGCATCGACCCGGAGGAACTCGACCTCGCCCTCGATGATGAGACGCTGCGCGAGCAGGTGTTTGCGAAATTCTCAGAAGCGCACGAATACGGCGTGACGGGCGTGCCGACGTTTGCCTACGACGGCTACGCCGCCCGCGGCGCGGTGCCACCGGAGCAACTCGACCGCCTCGTCGACGGCGTCTAA
- a CDS encoding heme-binding protein: protein MNRTAKLAAASAVGVLALWAAWGIYSKRSADRITYTVERIVDDVELRAYPEVILAETRAPNETVAFRRLFEYISGENEGAAQLSMTTPVRTHTSALSMTTPPHAATDEELVTMGFYLPREFTPAAVPKPTNPTVSLVVEVPRSLAVRSFSWYATEKRTAREKRTLLETLAAHEVEVRGEPFLLQYNDPWTPPFMRTNEVAVEIAPQD from the coding sequence GTGAACCGAACGGCGAAACTCGCGGCGGCTTCTGCAGTTGGCGTGCTCGCACTCTGGGCGGCGTGGGGCATCTACAGCAAGCGGTCGGCTGACCGCATCACCTACACTGTCGAGCGTATCGTCGATGACGTCGAACTCCGGGCGTACCCCGAAGTCATCCTCGCAGAGACCCGCGCACCGAACGAAACCGTCGCGTTCCGTCGGCTGTTCGAATACATCTCTGGCGAAAACGAAGGTGCGGCGCAACTCTCGATGACGACGCCGGTCAGAACCCACACCAGCGCGCTCTCGATGACCACGCCGCCGCACGCGGCTACCGACGAGGAGTTGGTGACGATGGGATTCTACCTGCCCCGTGAGTTCACGCCCGCAGCCGTTCCAAAGCCGACGAACCCGACGGTGTCGCTCGTCGTTGAAGTGCCTCGGAGCCTCGCTGTGCGGTCGTTTTCGTGGTACGCGACCGAGAAACGGACGGCCCGCGAAAAACGCACGCTACTCGAAACGCTCGCCGCCCACGAGGTCGAAGTTCGCGGCGAACCGTTCTTGCTTCAGTACAACGACCCGTGGACGCCGCCGTTCATGCGGACGAACGAGGTCGCCGTCGAAATTGCACCGCAAGACTAG
- a CDS encoding Xaa-Pro peptidase family protein, which translates to MNVFERRTRACQDALDAADADALICFPGENMYYLSGFHDEPMERHLFFILAREDDPIFIAPELYEGQIRDASWVADVRTWADGDDPRKLVENVLIDLDIVGENILVDDQMWARFTQDLRAAAPGTTFGLASTILAPRRMRKDAAELDAMRHAGELADTVSEQVRAMGDDALGMTEAELARHIETLCIDAGGDALSFDVIVGSGPNGAKPHHRHSNREIQAGDPVVLDFGVFADHYPSDQTRTVVFAGEPPEGFEAAFTAVKAAQEAAVNAVEPGVTAASIDRVARDHLTEAGYGEQFIHRTGHGVGLNVHEDPYIVAGNDTKLEPGMVFSVEPGVYFDGEFGIRIEDLVAVTEDGHERLNHSSREF; encoded by the coding sequence ATGAACGTTTTCGAGCGACGCACACGCGCCTGTCAGGACGCACTCGACGCAGCGGACGCGGATGCCCTCATCTGTTTTCCCGGCGAGAACATGTACTACCTCTCCGGGTTTCACGACGAACCGATGGAGCGCCATCTCTTTTTCATTCTCGCGCGCGAGGACGACCCCATCTTCATCGCCCCGGAGCTGTACGAAGGCCAGATTCGAGATGCCTCGTGGGTCGCAGACGTGCGGACGTGGGCGGACGGTGACGACCCGCGCAAACTCGTCGAAAACGTCCTCATCGACCTCGACATTGTTGGCGAAAACATCCTCGTCGACGACCAGATGTGGGCGCGCTTTACCCAAGACCTCCGCGCGGCCGCCCCTGGGACGACGTTCGGCCTCGCAAGCACGATACTTGCGCCGCGCAGAATGCGAAAAGACGCGGCCGAACTCGACGCGATGCGCCACGCCGGGGAACTCGCAGACACCGTGAGCGAACAGGTCAGAGCGATGGGCGACGACGCCCTTGGCATGACCGAAGCCGAACTCGCCCGCCACATCGAGACTCTGTGTATCGACGCCGGTGGTGATGCGCTGTCGTTCGACGTCATCGTCGGCTCCGGGCCGAACGGCGCGAAGCCCCACCACCGCCACAGCAACCGCGAAATTCAGGCGGGCGACCCCGTCGTCCTCGACTTCGGCGTATTCGCAGACCACTACCCGAGCGACCAGACGCGAACGGTCGTGTTCGCAGGCGAGCCACCGGAGGGCTTCGAAGCCGCTTTCACCGCCGTCAAAGCCGCTCAAGAAGCCGCCGTCAACGCGGTGGAACCCGGCGTCACCGCAGCGTCAATCGACCGGGTTGCCCGCGACCACCTCACCGAGGCGGGCTACGGCGAGCAGTTCATCCATCGGACGGGCCACGGCGTCGGCCTCAACGTCCACGAAGACCCCTACATCGTCGCGGGCAACGACACGAAACTGGAACCGGGCATGGTGTTCAGCGTCGAACCCGGTGTGTATTTCGACGGCGAGTTCGGCATCCGCATCGAAGACCTCGTGGCGGTCACCGAGGACGGCCACGAGCGGCTGAACCATTCCTCACGCGAGTTCTAA